One Yimella lutea DNA window includes the following coding sequences:
- a CDS encoding ATP-dependent DNA helicase UvrD2 — MTPDEVLHGLDPEQRIVASNPLGPMCVLAGAGTGKTRAITHRIAYGVHCGAYQPQRVLAVTFTARAAGEMRTRLRGLGLDKVQARTFHAASLRQLGYFWPKVIGGAPPQIMGQKAPVIGEAGARLRLQLDRVAIRDIASEIEWAKVGMLTPETYARHAAMAGRNVADLDHIAMARLWEMYEDVKSGRHVIDFEDVLLLMAGFLVERDDVARAVREQYRHFVVDEYQDVNRVQQTLLDLWVGDRSDVCVVGDPAQTIYSFTGASPRHLREFATKHAGAQTVRLVRNYRSTPQVLQLANAVLGAAKDGGYAQLQAQSDDGPAVELHQFADDVAEASGIAQRIKTLLAQGVPPSEIAVLYRINAQSEPLEQALAEAGINYLVRGGERFFRRDEVKRAVVLLRGAARSDDGSAPLGALVRDVITAAGWSPQRPTGGALLERWQSLEALATVADDLVTANPQARLPDLIVELDRRMAEQHAPSVEGVTLASLHAAKGLEWDAVVLAGCSDGLLPLSHAEGPEAIEEERRLTYVGLTRARKHLVLTWAQARQPGGKPTRSVSRFLHAADGILDGVAPRQRSEKRSTGRGKKVERAKLVRCRTCAKDLYTAAERKIGRCSDCPPTYDEQTFEALRTWRKGVADRQRVPAFVVFTDATLIAIAERGPVDESGLVGVSGVGARKLKVYGPSVLGVLRGEPADDMIEKSCAAMESD; from the coding sequence GTGACGCCCGACGAGGTACTGCACGGCCTCGATCCCGAGCAACGGATCGTCGCCTCGAACCCGCTCGGTCCGATGTGCGTTCTCGCCGGCGCCGGCACCGGTAAAACCCGCGCCATCACCCACCGGATCGCCTACGGCGTCCACTGCGGTGCCTACCAACCGCAACGCGTTCTGGCCGTGACCTTCACCGCCAGAGCGGCGGGAGAGATGCGCACGCGTTTGCGCGGACTGGGGCTCGACAAGGTGCAGGCGCGCACCTTCCATGCAGCATCCCTGCGGCAGCTGGGTTACTTCTGGCCGAAGGTCATCGGCGGGGCTCCGCCGCAGATCATGGGGCAGAAGGCGCCGGTGATCGGCGAAGCCGGGGCTCGGCTACGGCTGCAGCTGGATCGGGTGGCGATCCGCGACATCGCCTCCGAGATCGAGTGGGCCAAGGTCGGCATGCTCACTCCCGAGACGTACGCGCGGCACGCGGCCATGGCGGGGCGCAATGTCGCCGACCTCGACCACATCGCGATGGCGCGTCTGTGGGAGATGTACGAGGACGTGAAGTCGGGGCGCCACGTGATCGACTTCGAGGACGTCCTGCTGCTCATGGCCGGCTTCCTGGTCGAGCGGGATGACGTGGCGCGCGCCGTCCGCGAGCAATACCGCCACTTCGTGGTCGACGAGTACCAGGACGTCAACCGCGTCCAGCAGACCTTGCTCGATCTGTGGGTCGGCGACCGAAGCGACGTGTGTGTGGTCGGTGACCCGGCGCAGACGATCTACTCCTTCACCGGTGCCTCGCCACGACACCTGCGCGAGTTCGCCACCAAGCACGCCGGCGCACAGACCGTTCGCCTGGTGCGCAACTACCGCTCGACCCCGCAGGTGCTGCAGTTGGCCAACGCCGTGCTCGGCGCCGCCAAGGACGGGGGATACGCCCAACTGCAGGCGCAGTCCGACGACGGTCCGGCCGTCGAGTTGCACCAGTTCGCCGACGACGTCGCCGAAGCGTCCGGCATCGCCCAGCGCATCAAAACGCTGCTCGCGCAGGGCGTTCCGCCCAGCGAGATCGCCGTCCTCTACCGCATCAACGCACAGTCGGAGCCGCTCGAACAGGCGCTCGCCGAAGCCGGCATCAACTACCTCGTGCGCGGCGGGGAACGCTTCTTCCGTCGTGACGAGGTCAAGCGGGCCGTGGTCCTACTGCGAGGTGCGGCTCGTTCGGACGACGGTTCGGCGCCCTTGGGTGCGCTGGTGCGTGACGTCATCACCGCGGCCGGATGGTCGCCGCAGCGGCCCACCGGCGGGGCCCTGCTCGAACGCTGGCAATCGCTCGAAGCCCTCGCGACCGTCGCCGACGATCTGGTGACCGCGAACCCGCAGGCACGCCTGCCAGACCTCATCGTCGAACTCGACCGACGGATGGCCGAGCAGCACGCGCCGTCCGTCGAGGGGGTCACGCTCGCTTCCCTGCACGCGGCCAAGGGCCTGGAATGGGACGCCGTCGTATTGGCGGGATGCTCCGACGGCCTGCTGCCGCTGTCGCATGCCGAAGGCCCCGAAGCGATCGAGGAGGAGCGCCGACTGACCTACGTCGGCCTGACCCGTGCCCGCAAGCACCTGGTGCTGACCTGGGCGCAGGCACGTCAACCGGGCGGCAAGCCGACCCGTTCGGTCTCGCGCTTCCTGCACGCCGCCGACGGAATCCTCGACGGTGTGGCGCCGCGGCAGCGCAGCGAGAAGCGCTCGACGGGTCGGGGTAAGAAGGTCGAGCGCGCCAAGCTGGTGCGCTGCCGCACCTGCGCGAAGGATCTCTATACGGCGGCCGAGCGAAAGATCGGCCGTTGCAGTGACTGTCCGCCCACCTACGACGAACAGACCTTCGAGGCTCTGCGCACCTGGCGTAAGGGCGTCGCCGACCGCCAGCGGGTGCCGGCGTTCGTCGTCTTCACCGACGCGACCCTCATCGCGATCGCCGAGCGCGGTCCGGTCGACGAGAGTGGATTGGTCGGGGTCTCCGGGGTGGGCGCCCGCAAGCTCAAGGTTTACGGACCGTCGGTGCTGGGCGTCCTGCGCGGCGAGCCTGCCGATGACATGATCGAAAAGTCTTGTGCTGCAATGGAATCCGACTGA
- a CDS encoding WhiB family transcriptional regulator, producing the protein MFEAIDTGLRDFIDQAIDSQEDGIELPCQVNDPEMWFAERPDDIEFAKALCGTCPLQRECLTGAVDRREPWGVWGGELFQAGVVIARKRPRGRPRKNAIAA; encoded by the coding sequence ATGTTCGAAGCGATAGACACGGGGCTCCGTGACTTCATCGACCAGGCCATCGACTCTCAGGAGGACGGGATCGAACTGCCGTGCCAGGTCAACGACCCGGAGATGTGGTTCGCCGAGCGGCCGGACGACATCGAGTTCGCCAAGGCGCTGTGTGGCACGTGCCCGCTGCAGCGTGAATGCCTCACCGGAGCCGTCGACCGGCGTGAGCCGTGGGGCGTCTGGGGCGGCGAGCTGTTCCAGGCCGGCGTCGTGATCGCGCGCAAGCGTCCTCGTGGACGTCCGCGCAAGAACGCGATCGCGGCATGA
- the nudC gene encoding NAD(+) diphosphatase produces MADSSPTHRDSDLVPTPGGDDRHAHLMLSRSILDRDSLRREDPSLLQSLLSSPRTRVLHLRGERMPVTTQGDVVRLLLRAPQPADSDLPAAYLGRQEGADFVAVFDVPEQKVPGDAGTTDPDDLARQSERTHRSLRSLAPGLPVADLGLATTSVAMANWVATQRFCARCGRPVALTKAGWVMTCDEGHHHFPRTDAAVIMSVVDPDDRLLLAQGTRFVLPTGMSVLAGFLEPGESMEAAVAREVMEEVGLPIVEAEYVGNQPWPMPASLMIGYAARTDETRLRLDPVEIRTARWFTRAQLVDALAGGELTVPPRLSIARHLIERWYGAALPAQPGDVS; encoded by the coding sequence GTGGCCGATTCGTCCCCAACTCATCGCGATTCAGATCTCGTTCCGACCCCCGGCGGGGATGACCGGCACGCGCATCTGATGCTGTCGCGCAGCATCCTCGACCGTGACTCCTTGCGCCGGGAGGATCCATCGCTGCTGCAGAGCCTGTTGTCGTCGCCCCGGACCCGGGTACTGCACCTGCGTGGTGAGCGAATGCCGGTCACCACCCAGGGCGATGTGGTGCGGTTGCTGCTGCGGGCTCCGCAGCCGGCCGACAGCGACCTTCCGGCTGCGTACCTCGGCCGACAGGAGGGAGCCGACTTCGTCGCCGTGTTCGACGTCCCGGAGCAGAAGGTGCCCGGCGATGCCGGTACCACTGATCCGGACGACCTCGCCCGTCAGAGCGAGCGCACGCACCGCAGCCTGCGATCGCTGGCACCGGGGTTGCCCGTCGCCGATCTCGGCTTGGCAACAACGTCGGTCGCCATGGCGAACTGGGTTGCCACACAACGGTTCTGCGCCCGTTGTGGACGCCCCGTCGCACTGACCAAAGCGGGCTGGGTCATGACCTGCGATGAGGGGCACCATCATTTCCCGCGCACGGATGCCGCGGTCATCATGTCGGTGGTCGATCCGGACGACCGGCTGTTGCTGGCCCAGGGCACCCGGTTCGTGCTTCCCACGGGCATGTCGGTGCTCGCTGGTTTCCTGGAGCCAGGTGAGTCGATGGAGGCCGCCGTGGCTCGGGAGGTGATGGAGGAAGTGGGTTTGCCGATCGTGGAGGCCGAGTACGTCGGCAACCAGCCGTGGCCCATGCCGGCCTCGTTGATGATCGGTTACGCCGCACGCACGGACGAGACGCGGTTGCGCCTTGATCCGGTGGAGATCCGCACTGCCCGCTGGTTCACGCGGGCCCAGTTGGTGGACGCGTTGGCCGGCGGCGAACTTACGGTCCCGCCGCGCCTGTCGATCGCTCGCCACCTCATCGAGCGCTGGTACGGCGCGGCGCTGCCGGCGCAGCCCGGAGACGTCTCGTGA